The bacterium genomic sequence TGACCAAGGGAGCGCCCCGTGTCCATCATCCCGCCACCCGGCGAGGCCATCCCCGCCGCCGACCAACTGCCCGAGTCCTGGCGCGAGCCGCCCGCCGACACGCCGGCCGGACGCCTCTTCCAGGCGGCGCGCCTGCGCTTCGCCGCCGACGGCTTCCACGCCGCCTCCACCCGCGCCATCGCCGAGGCGGCCGGCCTCAACCAGGCCCTTGTCCACTACTACTTCGGCAGCAAGGCCGCCCTCTACCGCCGCGTCCTCACGGTGGAGCTGCTCAAGGTGCTGCGCCACCAGACGGAGGGCCGCCTGGGGGTCCTGCCCCTCGAGGAGCTGCTCGCCACTTTCCCCGGCCGCCTGCACGCCTGGTTCCAGGATCACCCCGAGACGGCGCGCCTCCTGCGGCGGGAGATCGGGGCCGAGGGTGGCGTGCTCAGGGAGATTCTGCCCGAGCTGGGGCCGCACGGTCCCCTCGGCCTGCGCAAGCGCCTCTCGGCGGCGGTGAAGACGGCCGTCACCGATGGCCGGCTGCGGCCGGTGCCGGCCGACCACCTCCTCGTCCTGCTGCTTTCCATCAGCTACGGCCTGGTGCTGATGGAGCCCCTCTTCCAGGCCGTGCTGGGCACCAACCTGCGGAAGGAGGCCACCCGGCGCGGCCTGCAGGCCTCGATCGAATCCGTCCTGCGCGGCGGTCTCGCTCCGGAGGTGAAGCCATGAAGGGCCTGCTCATCGTCCTGGCGGCCGTTCTGGCCGCCCAGGCCCGGGAGATGCCGGCGGACAGCCTGGATCTGGCCTCCTTCCTCCAGCGCGCCTGGCAGACCGCGGA encodes the following:
- a CDS encoding TetR family transcriptional regulator, with product MSIIPPPGEAIPAADQLPESWREPPADTPAGRLFQAARLRFAADGFHAASTRAIAEAAGLNQALVHYYFGSKAALYRRVLTVELLKVLRHQTEGRLGVLPLEELLATFPGRLHAWFQDHPETARLLRREIGAEGGVLREILPELGPHGPLGLRKRLSAAVKTAVTDGRLRPVPADHLLVLLLSISYGLVLMEPLFQAVLGTNLRKEATRRGLQASIESVLRGGLAPEVKP